The genome window atgaaagatctcgattaattgtagtctcctatcgttattcttcccgtttgaccagtgcggtttgatgttgtgggTTGGTTAGTttgtggtgctgacgttgccactatatactttatcttgccttcattgatgtgcagcccaagctcTCGCGACGGCTactcgatccggatgaaggcagtttgtacgtctcgggtcgttcttcccatgatgtcgatatcgtcagcataggccagtagttgggtggacttaaaggggatcgcacccatcgcatttacctcagcatcacggatcactttctccagggccaatttaaagaggacgcatgatagggcatccccttatcttagaccgttgttgatatcgaacggtcttgagagtgatcctgctgttttatctggcctcgcacatgggTCAGGGttaccctagtcagtcttatcaatttcgtcaggataccgaattctctcattgccgtgtacagttttatcctggctatgctatcacagccGGCTTTTAAGTgggtgaaaagatggtgcaactgatgtccatattccaacagttttcctgtAACTTTctgcagagaggaaatctgatctccaactcgccgatgttctggttactCAGTAGTACATCAAAGTACTATCAtccctccaatatgtccattctgtcggaaatcagacttccctctttatctcggctagatgaacatcgaggtgtgtaaggcttcatcctgctgacttgttgataaaatttccgcgcctggtgtggttgcttcttgtacttttcgagttcacagacctgttggttctcccaggcttccttttttcgactgtgaagtcgcttctccgctcgactgagcttacattcatcgtcgaatcagccTTTTAGACTCTTTTTGcaactggggccaaatatgtttgtggccgtatttatgataacgttcttcaggtgattgtgaagatcatttgttgatgcagttattgcggcatccatttctctcttataggtgttgagaAAGGCTGTGTTGCGAaggacttcagtgttaactctcacctgattgtcagaggggattcgagcTCGGatcatcatgccaacgagatggtgatccgagtctatattggcccccctatatggtctgacattcatcaaggttgagaggtggcggcgttcgatcagcacgtggccagttcggttgaaagtggtcccatctggagaggccgacgtttgtttgtgaaccgctttccgcggaaaccaggtacttccaacaaccattccccttgcaacgctgttacatcagccttatattgggacagggtatcggctagctgctcagcagcttcatctctatacagggagcccacgttccgtgagaaaatgcgcaaatcgttattcctttgtcgttgccgggttcgtcgctgtattatccgtccagtccgaagctcctattctggcttcgtaacacgttgtttttcgtgtagagttggcagtcctacccaaccgccaacttggaggaccagttggtacaatttgtcccgtttttaggagcgGAAGACTCGCCATAAtcctccgtttgcagcttttcgttaagaaagagctcccagcggtcacgacgtggaggtggagatattgtttggtagtagagctattggtgttggtttaacaggcgtttcccaggttttatgctccatcgtgggtaccaatccacgtttcgccctgggaccatcGGATCCCATCTTAAACGTTAGTGCATGGTTAGCAAGCCCAACGTGCTGAGTCACAGTATGACTTCGTCAACGTTCCCCCCGCAAGTTGCCTGTTATCAATTAATTATCAATTAAAAATCCACTCATAGCTTCCGATTAAtacaaaatgaaatctcgaaagATAACATCATACCGTTGAATGGAAATTCCAACCAACTGGGTATTCATATCAAGTTAATCAACAATACTTTGGAAAACTCAGGGAATAgaaaaatgaaacaaacaaaatttgcaTGTTGCATTAAATTCTTAATTTTGCTGATAACAAATGGAAAACAATTATTGGGAAGCTTGGCAAATGATTAGATAATAACCATCCTTTTCCATTCTGTAGTATATATAGCCTGGGAAAATGTTCAACTGAACGGCAGATCTAGTTGCTTAGTTCTGCGAAGCGAATGGTAATCAGTATCTGGAAAGACATGAAGTTTTTTGCTGTCCTAAACCTCCTAGCTCTGGTGGGTTACTCACTGGCCGCTGAAGGTCGATGCCCACTCTCTCCTACCTCAGCCAGTGGATCAGCCACCCATGGAGGTAAGGCTACAGAATTCTGCTTCATATTATCATAACAAGGACTACCAACTATTTTGACTTCCAGGAAGCTATTGTTCTGGTGAATTGATATTTGAGGATAACTTTGACTGGTTGGATGAAGGCAAATGGCAGCATGAAATCACTCTAGCCGGGGGTGGTGTGAGTTTACATCAAAAAATTCTACATGTCAACCCTCTTCTAATGTCATATTATCCTTTGCCAGAACTGGGAGTTCCAATGGTATGTGAATGATCGCAGAAATTCCTACACCGAAAATGGCGTGCTCCACATCAAACCAACCCTTACATCGGATATCTATGGTGAAGACTTCTTGTACTACGGAAACATCAAATTGGGCAATGAATGCACTAATGCCGATAACTGGGGTTGTGATCGTACTGGATCGGCTGAGGATATTCTAAATCCAGTTCGTAGTGCACGTCTCCGAACCCTAAATTCATTCAGTTTCAAATATGGTCGCGTTGAAGTACGTGCCAAATTGCCAGCCGGTGATTGGCTTTGGCCAGCAATTTGGATGCTTCCTTCCCAGTGGAGATACGGAGGTTGGCCGAGATCTGGTGAAATCGACATTATGGAATCTCGTGGAAATCGCAATTTAGTTGCCAATGGAGTTCCAATTGGTGCCGAACAAATTGCATCCACCATGCATTTCGGGCCAGATTCTACAGCAAACGCTTGGCCAAGTGCACATTACGAGAGAAATTCAGCTCCTGGACGAGGGTTCAATCAAGATTTCCATCGTTATCAATTAGAATGGACTCCAGATCACTTGACATTCAAAGTTGATGACAGTGAATTGGGTACAGTTTGGGTTGGTAGTGGATTCTGGGATCGTGGTGCATTTTCTCAAAATGTTCCATGGTTCCAAAATCCATGGCAGAATGGAGGACGTGATGCCCCATTCGATCAAGAAGTAAGTGTCATTTTTCTGTTCATAATTCATATCTAAAATTCATGTTCAACTTATTTCGATTTTAGTTCCATATATTGCTGAATTTGGCTGTCGGTGGTGTTAACTTCTTCCCTGATGACGCCTGGAACCCAGATGGCAAACCATGGTCTAACAGCGCCCCACATGGTTGCACCAATTTCTGGCACGGACATGATGCCTGGTTGAGAACCTGGAATTACTATGTTCCTGGAAATACTGATTCACATATGCAAATCGATTATGTTCGTGTCTGGGCTCTTTAAATGGATTTTATTGAAAAGTAAAAGGAATACTAATTAGATATGGCttcatttatctttttttgtaaaaaacatCTTCTCTAATAGTTTGAAAATCTGTCCTAAAGTTGTTTAGAATTTTTTGTATATTGCAAGCAGTTCCATCCATGATAAACGTACTCCAACTTACGAACCCATAGTACTTGTGCAGTTTTATTTGGAACTGTCAGTTAACTTCctgaaaatgctcgaaaagttAGAAAATCGCAACGATGAAGACAGAGTGAACAGAAAGAAATGCTGTAGGGACTAAGGGACATTCTTACAAATCGCCAGTGCAGttaaaaattatatcaaaaaCAGGCTTTCGataattgtttgaaaaaaaaaatcattgcattGGGGAGGACAGTCAAAGGCTCCAGAGCAAATCAAGAATAGCCCCCTATCTCACTATACTACACAAATTTTACTCTAGAGGGGTGACCCTTAAATATagatataaaaaatatagtaaaaaaggagcttgcataattcaCTTTTTATTCTAATTAATGCGCTGTCACAAAGTGAACccagaaagttaataatattacaatTAAATATTCGAATTTTGTCCCCCATCTGAGTACTTACGACTCTCAACATCACTTAACTTCGGTAATCAGGCGGAACCGGCTTTCCTGCCAACCCTTCCGCAAATGTAGCCACTTTGACTATTTTAAGTGATTCCTAATGTAATGTATCGCTCATAAACTTCTTAGTTATGTAGGCGATGAAATCGTCCATCCGCCTGTAGGGGCATAAAAGTCTTCGCAAGGTTCTCCTCTAAAAAGTGCCTAGGCGTTCGCAGTTCCGCTTGCTAAGCCTCCAGGGAATGTCCGAAGAGGTTCACCGCTTTAAATGCGAAAATTTTTGGGGTGTTTACGCACTGCCGGTTGTCGCAAAGAGAATAGCTACAAGAATTCTAGAATGCATCAATGAAAACCTAGAAAGCTTAATCGGGAAGGCGCAGGGTGGTTTCCGGTCTGGATTCTCCTGTACCAGCCACATTAATTTCCCTCGAAATATTGTTTGGCAATGTATAGAGTTTTGATCAAGCGCCTCAGACAATTTAAAGCCCAAAGCGGAGTCTACTACGATggtattctaccgcagatattttGACTTCTCGTAATATCTTTCACGCTTCCTTCGCTGAAGGTCTTGAAGAGGTTCAATACCATCTTTCCACAACACAAACTTTTCACCTACGCTAACGAAATCTGCCTGCTACCACACAGAATCATAGACCTAAGATCTCTTGGATGGAGCAAAGCGAAGTCAGAATGAAGATGAActtcaataaaaccaaggttctcagtctaactGGTTATCCCACCCTTCCTATTTACAAACGTTAATGAACAGAACATAGAGGGTATCAACCAATTTGTGTATCTAGAAAGCGTTGCTTCTGTTGACGACGGCACCGACCTTGATCTTATTCaacacattcatcatcatcatcaacggcaaccggtatccggtctaggcctgccttaataaggaacttcagacatcccggttttgcgccgaggtccaccaattcgatatcactaaaagctgtctggcgtcctgacctacgccatcgctccatcttaggcagggtctgcctcgtcttattttttcgCACATTAACAGGGTTAAATGCATCTTCGCAATTTTATCTACAATCTGGGAATtaactatctcaacaccaaaatcaagttgttcTGCGCTAATATACCCTGTTGCTCCAAGCATTAATTCGAATTTGCATCGTGTGGCCTTGAGGCAATAACTAAGGAAGTACTGTCGAAAGTGAAAGtaggtaggtcacacattgcGAGTGATGCTTTGCAATGGAACTCACTATCCTAAAGTCATCAATATAATCATGAAGATTATTGACAGCCCAGCAAAGCATGGCCCACGTTTACACAATCAAAGGTAAAGTAGATCAAGGATATTATTCATGGAATCTCAAAAGCGTAAAAAGACGACGATTGGATGGATTCTCTCTAAAGCTATAGCAGATTCACCAGTAGACCACATTAGCATCAGCTTTATAAATACAATAGATAGTTTCCAAcgaggaagaaaaaaaatatgaagatcATCATCAAGCGACTACCAAACAATTGGAAGACGGATTTGAAATGCAGCTCATATTATATTCAAAGCTATTCACTcttatattatcatcatcaacaacggcgcagcaaccggtatacggtctaggcctgccttaataaggaactccagatatcccggttttgggtcgaggtccacaaattcgatattcctaaaagctgtctggcgtcctgacctacgccatcgctccatctcaggcagggtctgcctcgtctcctttttctaccatagatattgcccttatagactttccgggctggatcatccgcatcgacgcggttaagtgacccgcccaccgcaggctgttgagctggattttatccacaaaaagacggtcatggtatcgtcgttcatagatttcgccgttatgtaggctacgaaatcatccatcttcatatagaaggcccaaaaattcttcgaaggattctgcTCTctctttttgttaagaacccaggtttccgagaaatacataagaactggcaagatcatagtcttgtacaggaagagctttgaccctacggtgacacatttcgagcggaacagtttttgtaagctgaaataggctctgttagctgccaacaattgTGTCAGGATTTCATAGTCGTAGttgttatgggttgtgattttcgaccctagataagagaaattatcaacgatctcaaagttgtagcctcctatcttttttctctttccgtttgactagccggtttgatgctgttgtttgcttggtttttggtgctgacgttgccaccgtgtacttcgtcttgccttcattaatgcgacaaggaaaaatgtcctctttcaagcaagcgttaaATGCTTTAAGCAGGAAGTCTGGCCACTGGTGGAACACCttattgtttttcatggtgacaACCGCTTCTTCGATCTCTctgattgtgaaaagggggcaatcctcgacgctgtCCGCgcaattgacatcaacccgtacggaaTATCTGGAAAGCAATGCgctccatctggtcggtacttagtatgcagggcttctgcagagccccgattttccgggtgacaagtttatagccaagttcccacgagtcctcattcacctcgttgggCACTATTCTGCCAACCGCGAACTTTGCTTCTATTTATTGCATTGAGGAGTCTCTTTTTattgatctatactctgccttaaTTTCGCATGCCTCCCCGCTGGTGTGTAAAGGTTGTACAAAACGACGGGGTTTATAAcgctccctccgtaggtcggcagtttctaccgtccaccagtacataacaGACTTTTGACGGCTGGGGCTTAGAAGCCTCACACgcttcgttatcaggttcatcactgaatttacagcTGCAACGCTATCACCCCCCGAAGCGCCCTCCAACGCGACTCCGCCTGTTCCAAGACGAACTTCACCATGTTCACCCTCGTGACACTCCACACACAGGAGGAACGCCGAGCTGCGTGAACCACTTCGAACacaatgtactggtgatcacctgCCCAGAAGTCTTCCAGGATGAGCCACCCGTCCGCCGATGATGGGCGCAAAA of Hermetia illucens chromosome 4, iHerIll2.2.curated.20191125, whole genome shotgun sequence contains these proteins:
- the LOC119655509 gene encoding beta-1,3-glucan-binding protein-like, translated to MVISIWKDMKFFAVLNLLALVGYSLAAEGRCPLSPTSASGSATHGGSYCSGELIFEDNFDWLDEGKWQHEITLAGGGNWEFQWYVNDRRNSYTENGVLHIKPTLTSDIYGEDFLYYGNIKLGNECTNADNWGCDRTGSAEDILNPVRSARLRTLNSFSFKYGRVEVRAKLPAGDWLWPAIWMLPSQWRYGGWPRSGEIDIMESRGNRNLVANGVPIGAEQIASTMHFGPDSTANAWPSAHYERNSAPGRGFNQDFHRYQLEWTPDHLTFKVDDSELGTVWVGSGFWDRGAFSQNVPWFQNPWQNGGRDAPFDQEFHILLNLAVGGVNFFPDDAWNPDGKPWSNSAPHGCTNFWHGHDAWLRTWNYYVPGNTDSHMQIDYVRVWAL